The Rouxiella sp. WC2420 region GACGCTGTGGTTCACGGGGTTTGAAACCCTCAATTTTCTGCGCCAGTGCGCCGTCTGTTGCGAAATCGTCTATCACGCTAAACCTACAGTAGTTAAATCAGCGCTGATTATGCCAATCCTTGACCTCCTGTACCACCACCATCTGTAAGTCCATTGCCGTCCAATGATGTGCTACTCTATTGCCCATCAATAAAACAGCGACTTTCAGGAGTACTCTTCATGTCAATTCAACGCATTAGACCCGAACCCCGCATGTCAGATATCGTCGTCCATAACGGTATCGTTTATTACACCAGCGTGCCGGAAAATCTGGATGCCAACGCTAAAGATCAAACCGCCGAGACTTTGGCAATTATTGATGCCGCTTTAGTCGAAGTGGGCTCACACAAAAGTAAAATTCTTGATGCAACCATTTTCCTGGTCGACGGTAATGATTTTGCCGCCATGAACGAAGCCTGGGATGCATGGGTTTCACCGGGCAATGCGCCAGTGCGCTGCACCGTGCAGGCGAAGCTGATGAATCCGAAATATAAAGTTGAAATCAAAGTTATTGCGGCGATTTAAGCTATAACATTTAAGGCATAGTTAAATAGCACTATGCCTTAAATATTAACTATATAGATTGGGAAATTATTTTTTAAATCATTAAATGCAGAGTATTAAATATTTTCGGCGATCAGGCCCATCGAGCTTTATACACTTGCCCGCCAGCGTCAAAGTCATATCTAACACCATCTTTAACAATGCAAAATGTATTAGTACTAGTGTGATCGCTCGTCGTTTGGGTATAAAGAATAAGTCCATCCTTACAGCTTAGACACTTGAGATTCGTTGCAGAACCATGTTCTGCACTCGGTATTTTATTATTCTTCGGTGTTTTTTTCTCATTTTCTGCCATTAACTTATGATTTGATACGGTAGTTACTTTCCCATTCTTCCTAAGGTCAAAGGCTAACACCTGCGATTCTGTAGTAATCCATAAAGTATTTTTGTCTGGCCGAGCAATATCATGTGGTCCTTCCCAATATTCAGGCTGATCCATATACTCCAGATTGTCTGGACTATCTACTAGGATAATATCTTCAGCAGGGTGATGATTAATATCGCCATCTTCCGAAGGAAAGTATTTTTTTAATAAACACTTTCCACTTTTGGCATCGTCACCAACCTGAGGTGTATCACGCCCCACAACCCACAGAAAACCGCCTCCAGGGCCATCTCCCTGATCGATCCACATACATGCGTGGCTAGCAATAAAATTACATTTTATATATTTTTCTTCCTGTTTAGCCTGCATACCAATATATAACATACTCACGTTCTTTTCATCTTTTTTATCCGAGGGAGCAGTCACCATAATACTGCCTTTTCCTGTAGGGCTATCTACATAGGTTGCCGAATGAATCCCTCCCGTTAAATCACTTAATGATTTGCCAATTTCATTCCAATAAGTCAACCCTGTCTTATAATTAATTGCAAGTAAATGAGGGGCTTTTCGCGTTCGTGTAACGAGAACAGTATCAACTCCATTTATATTTACTCTTTTTGCATCTGTATATGAACTTTTAAGACTGGCATCTCCATCACGTGGCTGCCAAACAATACTCGTAGTAGTTTTTCCACTTTTATCTACCATGGGTCTCATAATGTAGGGTGCTTGATTATCGACTGCAACAAGTACATCAGGAAAAATAATTTCTTTTGATTCGGACATAATTTTCTCACTAAAATTATTTAATTAAAAATTACAGGAAATCGATTGTTTATGTTTCCCCGCATGTCGTAGT contains the following coding sequences:
- a CDS encoding RidA family protein, producing the protein MSIQRIRPEPRMSDIVVHNGIVYYTSVPENLDANAKDQTAETLAIIDAALVEVGSHKSKILDATIFLVDGNDFAAMNEAWDAWVSPGNAPVRCTVQAKLMNPKYKVEIKVIAAI